A region from the Paenibacillus humicola genome encodes:
- the yaaA gene encoding S4 domain-containing protein YaaA: MKEIAIRTEYIALGQFLKLAECIDTGGAAKFFLQETQIRINGEPDNRRGRKLYPGDVVEVEGFGSFTVARNEA, from the coding sequence ATGAAAGAAATCGCAATACGAACGGAGTATATTGCGCTCGGCCAATTTCTGAAGCTGGCGGAGTGCATCGATACCGGCGGGGCGGCGAAATTTTTCCTGCAGGAGACGCAGATCCGCATCAATGGCGAGCCGGACAACCGGCGCGGGCGCAAGCTGTACCCGGGCGACGTTGTGGAAGTGGAAGGCTTCGGGTCATTTACGGTCGCACGAAATGAAGCTTGA
- the recF gene encoding DNA replication/repair protein RecF (All proteins in this family for which functions are known are DNA-binding proteins that assist the filamentation of RecA onto DNA for the initiation of recombination or recombinational repair.) — protein sequence MYLKSIQLQHYRNYEQMELKTDSQVNMFVGPNAQGKTNLLEAIFVLALTKSHRTSRDKELIGWQSQDARVRGVLDKKYGEVSLDLSLSAQGKKAKINGLEQRKLSDFVGTLNVVMFAPEDLEIVKGTPGIRRRFLDMEIGQVQPGYLHTLGQYAKVLSQRNNYLKSAAPGGVQQALLDVWNAQLAEYGVKIVKKRQTFIYKLQKWAQHIHAGITAGAEELTIVYRPSFETGGTEEESVLFEQFMIKLSQAKEQEFRRGMTLVGPHRDDMAFYINGKEAQIFGSQGQQRTTALSLKLAEIELIHEEIGEYPLLLLDDVLSELDRNRQTQLIETFQNKVQTFITTTGLESVNIGKLQDARIYHVRGGQVAR from the coding sequence GTGTATTTAAAATCGATTCAACTGCAGCATTATCGTAACTATGAGCAGATGGAGCTGAAGACCGACAGCCAGGTCAATATGTTTGTCGGACCGAACGCACAGGGCAAGACGAACCTGCTTGAAGCGATCTTCGTGCTGGCATTGACGAAATCGCACCGGACGAGCAGGGACAAGGAACTGATCGGCTGGCAGTCGCAGGATGCGCGCGTCCGCGGCGTTTTGGACAAGAAATACGGCGAGGTGTCGCTCGACTTAAGCCTGTCGGCGCAGGGTAAGAAAGCGAAAATTAACGGGCTGGAGCAGCGAAAATTGAGCGATTTTGTCGGAACGCTCAACGTGGTCATGTTCGCTCCGGAAGACTTGGAGATCGTGAAAGGAACACCGGGCATCCGCAGGCGGTTTCTCGATATGGAAATCGGCCAGGTCCAGCCCGGTTATTTGCATACGCTCGGCCAATACGCCAAAGTGCTGTCCCAACGGAACAATTATTTAAAATCCGCCGCACCCGGCGGCGTGCAGCAGGCGCTGTTGGACGTCTGGAATGCACAGCTTGCCGAATACGGTGTTAAAATTGTGAAAAAAAGGCAAACCTTTATTTATAAACTGCAAAAATGGGCTCAGCATATTCATGCGGGCATTACGGCCGGCGCGGAAGAGCTGACCATCGTTTACCGGCCGTCCTTTGAAACCGGCGGAACGGAAGAAGAATCTGTTTTATTTGAGCAATTTATGATAAAGTTATCACAGGCCAAAGAGCAGGAGTTTCGCCGGGGGATGACGCTGGTAGGACCTCATCGCGACGATATGGCCTTTTATATAAACGGCAAGGAAGCCCAGATCTTCGGATCCCAAGGACAGCAGCGAACGACCGCGCTTTCGCTCAAGCTGGCGGAAATCGAGCTTATCCATGAGGAAATCGGGGAGTATCCGCTTCTGCTGCTAGATGATGTCTTATCCGAGCTGGACCGGAACCGGCAGACGCAGCTCATCGAAACTTTTCAAAACAAAGTGCAAACGTTTATTACGACGACAGGGCTTGAGAGCGTCAATATCGGCAAGCTGCAGGACGCCCGCATTTATCATGTCCGCGGAGGTCAGGTGGCGCGCTGA
- the remB gene encoding extracellular matrix regulator RemB: protein MYIHLGGEKIIRAAELVAIFDISIEQSSKLSKQFVAQARKRNDVEVIGEEEAKSIVVTEHKIYYSPISSSTLKKRSHHFATT, encoded by the coding sequence ATGTATATTCATTTGGGCGGAGAAAAAATTATTCGCGCCGCGGAGCTTGTGGCGATTTTTGATATTTCCATCGAGCAGTCCTCCAAACTTTCCAAACAGTTCGTTGCGCAGGCACGCAAGCGAAATGACGTTGAAGTTATCGGAGAAGAAGAAGCGAAATCGATTGTTGTGACCGAGCACAAAATCTACTATTCGCCGATCTCGTCCTCCACGCTGAAAAAACGATCGCATCACTTTGCCACCACTTAA
- the gyrB gene encoding DNA topoisomerase (ATP-hydrolyzing) subunit B gives MSLNHNSYDESQIQVLEGLEAVRKRPGMYIGSTSGKGLHHLVWEVVDNSIDEALAGRCDNIQVIIHEDNSITVIDNGGGIPVGMNAKMQRPTLEVVLTVLHAGGKFGGEGYKVSGGLHGVGVSVVNALSEQVVVTVKREGKIHQQEYRRGVPQYDVKVIGETNETGTTVRFKPDTEIFTETTVFEYEILQTRIRELAFLNKGIQISLLDERTGTSDTYKYDGGIIEFVKYLNRHREALHENPIYVEGFKDNIQVEVALQYNDGYSESIYSFANNISTHEGGTHESGFKSALTRIINDYSRKMNLVKDNDSNLSGDDVREGLTAIISVKIPEPQFEGQTKTKLGNSEVRGIVESFFAEKFQEFLDENPSVSRKIVEKGLSAARAREAARKARELTRRKSALEVSSLPGKLADCSSKDASISELYIVEGDSAGGSAKQGRDRHFQAILPLRGKILNVEKARLDRILGNTEIRAIITALGTGIGDDFDISKARYHKVIIMTDADVDGAHIRTLLLTFFYRYMRKIIEAGYIYIAQPPLFKIERNKVVRYAQSEKERDDIIAEFGEGAKVNVQRYKGLGEMNAGQLWETTMDPESRMMLQVTIEDAMEADDVFETLMGDNVEPRRDFIQQFAKFVKNLDV, from the coding sequence ATGTCTTTGAATCACAATTCGTACGACGAAAGTCAGATACAGGTTCTGGAAGGATTGGAAGCGGTACGAAAAAGACCGGGGATGTATATCGGCTCCACCAGCGGGAAAGGACTGCACCATTTGGTGTGGGAGGTTGTCGACAACAGCATCGACGAAGCGCTGGCCGGTCGTTGCGACAACATCCAGGTGATTATTCACGAAGATAACAGCATTACCGTCATCGATAACGGCGGGGGGATCCCCGTCGGGATGAATGCGAAGATGCAGCGGCCGACGCTTGAGGTCGTCCTGACGGTCCTTCATGCCGGAGGCAAGTTCGGCGGCGAAGGCTATAAAGTATCGGGCGGTCTTCATGGCGTCGGCGTCTCCGTCGTCAACGCGCTGTCCGAGCAGGTTGTCGTTACCGTCAAGCGCGAAGGCAAAATCCATCAGCAGGAGTATCGCCGCGGCGTGCCGCAGTACGATGTGAAGGTCATCGGCGAGACGAATGAAACCGGGACGACGGTCCGGTTCAAGCCGGACACGGAAATTTTCACGGAAACGACCGTTTTTGAATACGAAATTCTGCAGACGCGGATTCGCGAGCTGGCTTTCCTGAACAAAGGCATTCAAATTTCGCTGCTCGACGAGCGGACGGGCACGTCCGATACGTACAAATACGACGGCGGGATTATCGAGTTCGTCAAATATTTGAATCGTCACCGCGAAGCGCTGCACGAGAACCCGATTTATGTCGAAGGCTTTAAAGACAATATCCAGGTGGAGGTCGCGCTCCAATATAACGACGGCTACAGCGAGAGCATTTACTCGTTTGCGAACAACATCAGCACGCACGAAGGCGGAACGCACGAGTCCGGATTTAAGAGCGCGCTGACTCGGATTATCAACGATTATTCACGCAAAATGAATCTGGTCAAGGACAATGATTCCAACCTTTCCGGCGACGACGTTCGCGAAGGGCTTACCGCGATTATTTCGGTGAAAATTCCCGAGCCGCAGTTTGAAGGCCAGACGAAGACGAAGCTTGGAAACAGCGAGGTGCGCGGCATCGTCGAATCGTTTTTCGCGGAGAAGTTTCAGGAATTTCTCGACGAAAATCCATCGGTATCGCGCAAAATCGTCGAGAAAGGCCTGTCGGCCGCCCGGGCTCGCGAAGCGGCCCGTAAAGCGCGCGAGCTGACGCGCCGCAAAAGCGCGCTGGAGGTGAGCTCGCTGCCGGGCAAGCTGGCCGACTGCTCCTCCAAGGACGCCTCCATCAGCGAGCTGTATATCGTCGAAGGCGACTCCGCGGGCGGTTCGGCCAAACAGGGCCGCGACCGTCATTTTCAGGCGATTCTGCCGCTGCGGGGGAAAATACTGAATGTCGAAAAAGCGAGACTCGACCGCATTCTCGGCAATACGGAGATCCGGGCGATCATTACGGCGCTTGGGACCGGCATCGGCGACGATTTCGATATTTCGAAGGCACGGTATCATAAGGTCATCATTATGACCGATGCCGATGTCGACGGCGCGCATATCCGGACGCTGCTGCTGACGTTCTTTTACCGGTACATGCGCAAAATTATCGAGGCGGGCTATATTTATATCGCCCAGCCGCCGCTGTTCAAAATCGAGCGCAACAAAGTGGTCCGCTACGCGCAGTCCGAGAAGGAACGGGATGACATTATCGCCGAATTCGGCGAAGGCGCGAAGGTGAACGTGCAGCGCTATAAAGGCCTCGGCGAGATGAATGCCGGACAGCTGTGGGAGACGACGATGGACCCGGAAAGCCGCATGATGCTTCAGGTTACGATCGAGGATGCCATGGAAGCGGACGATGTGTTCGAGACCCTGATGGGGGATAACGTCGAGCCGCGGCGCGATTTTATTCAGCAGTTCGCCAAATTCGTGAAAAATCTCGACGTTTAG
- a CDS encoding YheC/YheD family protein: MGIQRVKSKWAKTNALLQSDTLSGHIPETIQWSREGLQTMLDECGMLYVKPDQGTFGGGVIRIEKVDEDHYTYQLGTKLRTFPAFVQMADRLERELGSRPYLIQKGIELLKYNGRRFDIRVMVQKNLRDRWETTGIIGRLGHPLKVVTNYHSGGKPMTFETLMGSHLSPKAVKSYNNWLRTLGVSVASQLQTVYPRIKEIGIDIAVDTDFNPWILEVNTMPDPYLFRKLPDKKVYLKVSKYCKAYGRFRKKKRSSPRKT, from the coding sequence TTGGGCATTCAACGAGTCAAAAGCAAGTGGGCAAAAACGAATGCTTTATTGCAATCCGATACGCTGAGCGGCCATATTCCGGAAACGATTCAATGGAGCCGCGAAGGTTTGCAAACGATGCTGGACGAATGCGGCATGCTGTACGTCAAGCCGGATCAGGGGACGTTCGGCGGCGGCGTCATCCGCATTGAGAAAGTGGACGAAGACCACTATACGTATCAGCTCGGTACGAAGCTGCGGACGTTTCCCGCCTTCGTGCAAATGGCCGACCGGCTGGAACGCGAGCTGGGCAGCCGGCCTTATTTGATCCAGAAAGGGATCGAGCTGTTAAAATATAACGGCCGCCGCTTCGATATCCGCGTCATGGTCCAAAAAAATTTGCGCGATCGATGGGAAACGACGGGCATAATCGGGCGGCTCGGCCATCCGCTCAAGGTCGTCACCAACTATCACAGCGGCGGCAAGCCGATGACGTTCGAAACGCTAATGGGCAGCCACCTGTCACCCAAAGCGGTCAAGTCCTATAACAATTGGCTGCGAACGCTTGGCGTATCGGTCGCTTCGCAGCTGCAAACGGTCTATCCCCGAATAAAAGAAATCGGTATCGACATTGCGGTCGATACCGATTTCAACCCGTGGATCCTGGAAGTGAATACGATGCCGGATCCTTACCTGTTCCGCAAGCTGCCGGATAAGAAAGTGTACCTCAAGGTATCCAAATATTGCAAGGCGTACGGCCGGTTCAGAAAGAAAAAACGTTCCTCGCCGCGAAAAACATAA
- the gyrA gene encoding DNA gyrase subunit A produces MAEEERSQVRNRDIGTEMRDSFMDYAMSIIVSRALPDVRDGLKPVHRRILYAMSELGMSPDKPFKKSARIVGEVIGKYHPHGDSAVYETMVRMAQDFSLRYMLVDGHGNFGSIDGDMAAAMRYTEARLSKIAMEMLRDINKETIDFIPNYDGEEQEPAVLPARFPNLLVNGLSGIAVGMATNIPPHNLGEVIDGVQALIRNPEITPIELMDYIKGPDFPTAGFLMGRHGIRQAYTTGRGSVTMRARANIEESGGRARIIVHELPYQVNKARLVEKIAELVREKKIEGITDLRDESDRNGMRIVIELRRDVNPSIVLNNLYKHTQMQMNFGINMLALVNREPRILNLKEILYYYLQHQIEVIRRRTEFDLKKAEARAHILEGLRIALDNLDEVIALIRASQTTEEAREGLISRFALTFDQAQAILDMRLQRLTGLEREKIEAEYAELLKKIAEYKAILADEQLVLQIISEELEEIKQKYGDERRTELMVSEDEILDEDLIPREDVVISITHSGYVKRLPVTTYRSQKRGGKGVIGMDTKDNDFVEHLFISNTHQFLLFFTNKGKVYRLKAYEIPELSRTARGTPIINLIQIEQGETVNAVIPVESFDPDQYLFFATRQGIVKKTPLDDYANIRKIGLIAISLREDDDLIGVKLTDGNQEIIMGTSQGMSIRFPEQDVRSMGRGATGVKGIQLDDGDYVIDMDVVVTDNEVLIVTSKGYGKRTPVSEYRIQTRGGKGIKTLNVTDKNGQIVGLKVVHNDEDLMIMTASGTMIRTSMEGISTMGRNTQGVKLIHIREEDSVATVTRVARSEETDNEEEFSEGPESGEHSAEE; encoded by the coding sequence ATGGCGGAAGAAGAACGTTCGCAAGTACGAAATCGCGATATCGGGACCGAGATGCGGGATTCGTTTATGGATTATGCGATGAGCATTATCGTCAGCCGGGCGCTCCCGGACGTAAGAGACGGGCTGAAGCCGGTACACCGCCGCATTTTGTACGCGATGTCGGAACTGGGCATGTCGCCTGACAAGCCTTTTAAGAAGTCCGCCAGAATCGTAGGCGAGGTAATCGGCAAATATCACCCTCACGGCGACTCCGCCGTTTACGAGACGATGGTGCGGATGGCGCAGGATTTTTCGCTTCGCTATATGCTGGTCGACGGGCACGGGAACTTCGGTTCGATCGACGGCGATATGGCCGCGGCCATGCGGTATACGGAAGCGCGTCTGTCCAAAATCGCGATGGAAATGCTGCGCGATATAAACAAAGAAACGATCGATTTCATCCCGAACTACGATGGCGAGGAACAGGAGCCGGCCGTGCTGCCCGCCCGTTTTCCGAACCTGCTCGTCAACGGCTTATCCGGCATTGCGGTCGGTATGGCGACCAATATTCCGCCGCACAATCTCGGAGAAGTCATCGACGGGGTGCAAGCGCTGATCCGCAATCCCGAGATTACGCCGATCGAATTGATGGATTATATTAAAGGTCCCGATTTTCCGACTGCGGGCTTTCTGATGGGCCGCCACGGTATTCGCCAGGCCTATACGACCGGGCGCGGCTCGGTTACGATGCGGGCGCGGGCGAACATCGAAGAGAGCGGCGGCCGAGCGCGCATCATCGTGCACGAGCTGCCCTATCAAGTCAATAAAGCCCGATTGGTCGAGAAGATCGCCGAGCTTGTGCGCGAGAAAAAGATCGAAGGCATTACCGATTTGCGGGACGAATCGGACCGCAACGGCATGCGGATCGTAATTGAATTGCGCCGGGACGTGAATCCGAGCATTGTGCTGAACAATTTGTATAAGCATACGCAAATGCAAATGAACTTCGGCATCAATATGCTGGCGCTTGTAAACCGCGAGCCTCGCATTTTGAATTTGAAAGAAATTCTGTATTACTATTTGCAGCATCAGATCGAAGTTATCCGGCGCCGGACCGAATTTGACCTGAAGAAGGCCGAAGCAAGAGCGCACATTTTGGAAGGACTGCGGATCGCGCTGGACAATTTGGACGAGGTGATTGCGCTCATCCGGGCTTCGCAAACGACGGAAGAAGCGAGAGAAGGCCTTATTTCGCGGTTTGCGCTCACCTTTGATCAGGCCCAGGCCATTCTGGACATGCGGCTGCAGCGCCTCACCGGCTTGGAGCGGGAGAAAATTGAGGCCGAATATGCCGAATTGCTGAAGAAGATTGCCGAATATAAGGCGATTTTGGCCGACGAGCAGCTCGTCCTGCAAATTATTAGCGAAGAGCTTGAAGAGATCAAGCAGAAGTATGGCGACGAGCGCCGCACGGAGTTGATGGTCAGCGAGGACGAGATTTTGGATGAGGACCTCATTCCGCGTGAAGATGTGGTGATCAGCATCACTCATTCCGGCTATGTGAAGCGTCTGCCGGTTACGACTTACCGGAGCCAGAAGCGGGGCGGTAAAGGCGTCATCGGGATGGATACGAAAGACAATGATTTTGTCGAGCATTTGTTCATATCCAATACCCACCAATTCTTGCTGTTCTTTACGAACAAAGGGAAGGTTTACCGGCTCAAAGCTTACGAAATTCCCGAGCTGAGCCGCACCGCGCGGGGGACGCCGATTATTAACCTGATTCAAATCGAGCAGGGCGAAACCGTCAATGCGGTCATTCCGGTCGAGTCGTTCGATCCGGACCAATATTTATTTTTTGCCACCCGTCAGGGGATCGTGAAGAAGACGCCGCTGGACGACTACGCGAATATTCGAAAAATCGGTCTGATCGCGATCTCGCTTCGGGAAGACGACGATCTGATCGGCGTGAAGCTGACCGACGGCAATCAGGAAATCATTATGGGCACCAGCCAAGGGATGTCCATCCGTTTCCCGGAACAGGACGTGCGTTCCATGGGCCGCGGCGCAACCGGGGTCAAGGGCATTCAGCTCGACGACGGCGATTATGTCATCGACATGGACGTAGTCGTAACGGATAACGAGGTTCTTATCGTTACATCCAAGGGCTACGGCAAACGAACGCCGGTAAGCGAATACCGCATCCAGACGCGCGGGGGCAAAGGGATCAAAACGTTGAACGTGACCGATAAGAATGGTCAGATCGTCGGACTCAAGGTCGTCCACAACGACGAGGACTTGATGATTATGACGGCATCCGGTACCATGATCCGCACGAGCATGGAAGGCATCTCGACGATGGGACGTAATACCCAAGGGGTGAAGCTGATTCATATCCGCGAAGAAGATTCGGTCGCCACGGTCACGCGCGTCGCCCGGTCCGAAGAAACGGATAATGAGGAAGAATTCTCCGAAGGGCCGGAGTCCGGCGAGCATTCGGCCGAAGAATAA
- a CDS encoding HD-GYP domain-containing protein has translation MATVAVSQVKPGDKIVEDVLTPLGGILFRKGIVITPRELEILRAFLIPAVTVDTSDKRDTKAAGDVSKSPLMEQYDETVALLKSVFTPTVSGSDFPTLDIRNQLNKLLQYIDEYKMLTFTVPSMGGDYLVHKSVMSAMSCYLLAQWNGFPKKDWMQAALAGLLHDIGNVKLDKSILNKPSALTAEEAEEMKRHTVLGYQLLKNVTAINEGVKLAALQHHERIDGSGYPMGVGAEKIHPYAKLTAISDIFHSMTMERRYRRAASPYLVLEQIHQDSFGKLEPSYVQTFIEKATQFHHGAFVRLSDYRVGEIIFSDRSHPTRPWVSVNGTIVNLTTERQLFIQEILGDLNPKRKG, from the coding sequence ATGGCAACGGTTGCGGTTTCGCAGGTTAAGCCCGGGGACAAAATTGTGGAGGACGTTCTCACCCCGCTGGGCGGCATATTGTTTCGCAAAGGGATTGTCATTACGCCTCGGGAACTGGAAATTCTTCGAGCGTTCCTTATTCCGGCCGTAACCGTCGATACGAGCGACAAGCGCGATACGAAGGCAGCCGGAGATGTATCGAAATCCCCCTTGATGGAACAATATGACGAGACCGTTGCCCTGCTTAAATCCGTCTTTACTCCGACTGTAAGCGGATCGGATTTTCCGACCCTGGATATCCGCAATCAACTCAACAAGCTGCTTCAGTATATCGATGAGTACAAAATGCTCACCTTTACCGTCCCTTCGATGGGCGGAGATTATTTAGTGCACAAAAGCGTGATGTCTGCCATGAGCTGTTACTTGCTGGCACAGTGGAACGGTTTCCCGAAGAAAGACTGGATGCAGGCGGCGCTTGCCGGGCTGCTTCACGACATCGGCAACGTCAAACTCGACAAATCGATTTTGAACAAACCGTCCGCGCTGACTGCCGAAGAAGCAGAGGAAATGAAGCGTCATACCGTTCTGGGATATCAGCTTCTTAAAAACGTTACGGCAATCAACGAGGGCGTTAAGCTTGCCGCACTGCAGCACCATGAACGGATCGACGGAAGCGGGTATCCGATGGGAGTTGGCGCGGAAAAGATTCATCCGTACGCGAAGCTTACGGCCATATCGGATATTTTTCATTCGATGACAATGGAACGCCGATATCGCCGTGCGGCTTCGCCTTATCTTGTACTCGAGCAGATTCATCAGGATTCATTCGGCAAGCTTGAACCGTCCTACGTACAGACCTTTATCGAAAAAGCGACGCAGTTCCACCACGGAGCTTTCGTCCGGCTGAGCGACTACCGGGTCGGTGAAATTATATTTTCGGACCGGAGTCACCCCACACGTCCGTGGGTATCTGTGAACGGAACGATTGTTAACCTCACGACGGAGCGGCAGCTTTTCATTCAAGAAATTTTAGGAGACCTGAATCCAAAAAGAAAAGGATAG
- a CDS encoding transposase: MRGTLAEQMEATIYQYQLIRKINIRSELKWSHSISLLILLAYELVSYGIKGVIPFLVGLCGVLLLQIGIIRLTLWRLNETTGQRWGWRLQLPWAGYIPTAPIELALLRRLDRHLLGLGICTTGLIYPWAAESLFMSFLIWHLWFITPRIVILHMLRKEKRSGVVMLHGKEVSYYHR; this comes from the coding sequence ATGCGGGGCACGCTCGCCGAGCAGATGGAAGCGACGATCTACCAATATCAGCTCATCCGAAAAATCAACATCCGCAGCGAGCTAAAATGGAGCCACAGCATTTCGCTGCTGATCTTGCTTGCTTATGAGCTTGTCAGTTACGGAATCAAAGGAGTGATTCCTTTTCTGGTCGGATTATGCGGTGTGCTGCTTTTGCAGATCGGAATTATTCGTCTTACGTTATGGAGGCTAAATGAAACCACAGGGCAGCGCTGGGGCTGGCGGCTGCAGCTGCCGTGGGCCGGCTATATCCCGACTGCGCCGATCGAACTGGCGCTGCTCCGGCGGCTTGACCGGCATTTGCTGGGGCTGGGTATTTGCACGACCGGTCTTATTTACCCATGGGCCGCAGAATCACTCTTCATGAGCTTCCTCATCTGGCATCTATGGTTCATTACCCCGCGCATTGTCATTCTTCACATGCTTCGAAAGGAAAAACGTAGTGGAGTCGTCATGCTTCATGGTAAGGAAGTGAGTTATTACCACCGTTGA
- a CDS encoding sigma factor G inhibitor Gin: protein MIEENPSNFCIICGNERSEGIRIVNEFICESCEIEMVKTEVQDAKYPFFIHQLKRIWLRKNA, encoded by the coding sequence ATGATTGAGGAAAACCCGTCTAATTTTTGTATTATTTGCGGCAATGAACGATCGGAAGGCATTCGCATTGTCAATGAATTTATTTGCGAATCATGCGAAATTGAAATGGTGAAAACGGAAGTGCAGGATGCCAAATATCCTTTTTTTATCCATCAGCTCAAACGAATATGGCTTCGAAAAAATGCCTGA
- a CDS encoding aminotransferase class I/II-fold pyridoxal phosphate-dependent enzyme, producing MNTKGNRWQIPLAAAVTHHADSKPVSFHVPGHKFAQSIQKLASDLPRVWSAMHAAMSIDVTELSDTDDLHAPAGAIAEAQRLAADSFGAERTYFLVGGSTAGNLALLLACCEPGDVIIVQRNVHKSVLNGLALAGAQTVFVTPRRDESTQLDVVPELADIEEALTRYPEAKAVFLTNPSYYGFCVDLAPYAEFVHNRHKLLLVDEAHGAHFGRHPRFPRSAVHAGADAVVQSTHKTLTALTMGAMLHIQGNRLDHQAVKRALSMIQSSSPSYPIMISLDIARAMVDYYGPALFEKGIETADRLRHAIKHSERFKLVESCDRLIRTDPLRIVFMDRTGLLSGYEILSALERKGCWAEMADAEHVVLVVGMESGDEDATRLLAALNEIAEESRGSSKPAFEREKASLLWNGSRISEPIRMSRNKYAEHEIETVELGRAAGRISADLVIPYPPGIPILFPGEEISPELVSYVEALRSLAAKCQGTADPSLQTLAVLRIR from the coding sequence ATGAATACCAAAGGGAATCGGTGGCAAATACCGCTAGCGGCAGCAGTAACTCATCACGCGGACTCCAAGCCGGTCAGCTTTCACGTACCCGGACATAAGTTTGCGCAGTCCATTCAAAAATTGGCGTCCGATCTGCCGCGCGTTTGGTCCGCAATGCATGCGGCCATGTCGATTGATGTAACAGAGCTGTCGGATACGGACGATCTGCACGCGCCGGCTGGTGCGATTGCGGAAGCGCAGCGACTTGCGGCGGACAGCTTCGGTGCGGAGCGCACCTATTTTCTCGTAGGCGGAAGTACGGCGGGCAATCTTGCGCTGCTGCTCGCCTGCTGTGAACCGGGCGATGTCATCATCGTACAGCGCAATGTGCACAAATCAGTGCTGAACGGGCTTGCTTTGGCCGGAGCCCAAACGGTTTTCGTTACTCCCCGCAGAGATGAATCCACGCAGTTGGATGTCGTGCCGGAGCTAGCGGACATCGAAGAAGCATTGACTCGTTATCCGGAAGCGAAAGCCGTTTTTCTCACCAACCCTTCCTATTACGGATTTTGCGTCGATCTGGCACCATACGCGGAATTTGTCCATAATCGCCATAAACTGCTTTTGGTCGACGAAGCGCATGGCGCTCATTTCGGCCGGCATCCGCGCTTTCCAAGGTCTGCCGTACATGCGGGGGCCGATGCGGTCGTTCAATCGACGCATAAGACGCTGACGGCACTTACCATGGGAGCGATGCTCCATATTCAGGGGAATCGATTAGATCATCAGGCGGTCAAACGGGCTTTATCGATGATACAAAGCTCCAGCCCGTCGTATCCGATTATGATTTCGCTCGATATTGCCCGGGCAATGGTGGATTATTACGGGCCGGCTTTGTTTGAAAAGGGAATTGAAACGGCAGACCGACTGCGGCACGCGATTAAACATTCGGAGCGCTTCAAGCTGGTCGAATCGTGCGATCGGTTGATCCGGACGGATCCGCTGCGAATCGTATTCATGGACAGAACAGGCTTATTGTCGGGTTATGAAATACTTTCGGCGCTCGAGCGGAAGGGCTGCTGGGCCGAAATGGCCGATGCAGAGCATGTCGTTCTCGTGGTCGGCATGGAGTCCGGCGACGAGGATGCGACAAGACTACTTGCAGCGTTAAATGAGATAGCCGAGGAATCGAGAGGTTCGTCGAAACCGGCTTTTGAACGTGAAAAAGCAAGTCTGTTATGGAACGGTAGCCGTATTTCCGAGCCTATTCGAATGAGTCGCAATAAATACGCCGAGCATGAAATCGAGACTGTCGAACTTGGCCGGGCAGCCGGACGTATATCGGCTGATCTTGTCATTCCGTATCCGCCGGGCATTCCAATCTTATTTCCCGGGGAAGAAATTTCGCCGGAGCTGGTTTCTTATGTCGAAGCTTTGCGGTCGTTAGCTGCCAAATGTCAGGGAACTGCCGACCCATCGCTGCAAACGCTGGCCGTCCTGCGTATCAGATGA